The following are encoded in a window of Lactobacillus acidophilus genomic DNA:
- a CDS encoding aldo/keto reductase produces the protein MSIFDETLTMNNGLKIPKMALGVWEIPDTQTPKAVEEAVKIGYRHIDTAQAYGNERGVGEGVKNSSVAGDEIFINSKVAAEIKNYKEAKTSIDETLDKMELDYLDMMIIHNPQPWNKVNQSSDRHFEGNLETWRAMEDAVKEGKLRTIGVSSFEKEDLDNIIKNSSTKPAVNQILVHIGETPMDLINYSQENDIVVEAFSPIAHGAALNNPQVKQMADKYGVSVPQLCIRYDWQLNCVVLPKSANPEHMKSNAEIDFKISDEDMAELKKFTPVDYGKADIFPVFGGKM, from the coding sequence ATGTCTATTTTTGATGAAACTTTAACAATGAATAATGGCTTAAAAATTCCTAAAATGGCACTTGGCGTATGGGAAATCCCTGATACTCAAACGCCTAAAGCTGTAGAAGAAGCAGTTAAGATTGGATATCGTCATATTGATACTGCTCAAGCTTACGGTAATGAGCGCGGGGTAGGCGAAGGTGTTAAAAATTCTAGTGTTGCTGGTGATGAAATTTTTATTAATTCAAAGGTAGCTGCTGAGATTAAGAATTATAAAGAAGCTAAGACTTCAATTGATGAAACCTTGGATAAAATGGAGTTAGATTATCTTGATATGATGATCATTCATAATCCTCAACCTTGGAATAAAGTAAATCAATCAAGTGATCGCCATTTTGAAGGAAATCTTGAAACTTGGCGTGCAATGGAAGATGCCGTAAAAGAAGGTAAACTCCGCACCATTGGTGTTTCAAGTTTTGAAAAAGAAGACTTAGATAATATCATTAAGAATAGTTCTACTAAACCAGCTGTAAACCAGATTTTAGTTCATATTGGTGAAACTCCAATGGATCTGATTAATTATAGTCAAGAAAACGATATCGTTGTTGAAGCCTTTTCACCTATTGCTCATGGTGCTGCATTGAATAATCCTCAAGTTAAGCAAATGGCTGATAAGTATGGTGTAAGTGTTCCTCAATTATGTATCCGTTACGATTGGCAACTTAATTGTGTTGTTTTACCAAAATCTGCTAATCCAGAACATATGAAGAGTAACGCGGAAATTGACTTTAAGATCAGTGATGAAGATATGGCTGAACTTAAGAAATTTACTCCAGTTGATTATGGTAAAGCTGACATTTTCCCAGTATTTGGCGGTAAGATGTAA
- the brnQ gene encoding branched-chain amino acid transport system II carrier protein — MKSKKLTWKEYLVVASLLFGLFFGAGNLIFPLHLGQLAGANWGTAAVGFLITGVLLPLLSVLAVAITRSEGVYDIGRPLGTGFAVVFMVLIHATIGPLFGTPRTATVSFTVGVAPFLPSNMQTPALLIFSALFFLAAFAFSYHENNILSNVGKVLNPLFLALLFLVFVVAFLNPLGNPQTAAVTSAYKHSALVNGFLEGYNTMDALAGLAFGVTVVTAVRSMGQKDAKSVSKVVAKSGVLAVAAIGLIYLLLILMGAMSLGQFKVSDNGGVAFNQIVNYYGGMFGQALLAFLLTVTCLTTAVGLVAAFAQDFHKHFPKVSYHAWLALSCLASFLTANFGLDQIIAWSTPMLMFLYPLSMVLIILSVCSPLFQKDGVVYFFVILFTVVPALGDMVVAFPSVVSQSSFGLTVASMRNTLPLASMGLSWLVPAVVGLVIGLLVHFVRSRNVAQVSDELE; from the coding sequence ATGAAGTCGAAGAAACTTACCTGGAAGGAATATCTAGTTGTTGCATCTTTGCTGTTCGGATTATTCTTTGGAGCTGGTAACTTAATTTTCCCATTGCATTTGGGTCAATTAGCCGGTGCAAATTGGGGAACAGCTGCAGTTGGATTCTTAATCACCGGTGTATTATTGCCGTTATTATCAGTATTAGCCGTTGCGATTACCCGTTCAGAAGGAGTTTACGATATCGGTAGACCACTTGGAACAGGATTTGCAGTTGTTTTTATGGTATTAATTCATGCAACTATCGGACCATTATTTGGTACACCAAGAACTGCCACTGTATCATTTACTGTAGGTGTTGCGCCGTTTTTACCAAGTAATATGCAAACTCCAGCTTTGTTAATTTTTTCAGCATTGTTCTTCTTAGCTGCTTTTGCTTTTTCTTACCATGAAAATAACATCTTATCTAACGTTGGTAAGGTATTAAATCCATTATTTTTAGCACTATTATTCTTAGTATTTGTTGTTGCATTTCTTAATCCATTAGGTAATCCGCAAACTGCAGCTGTCACTAGTGCGTACAAGCACTCAGCTTTAGTTAACGGATTCTTAGAAGGCTACAATACAATGGATGCTTTAGCTGGGCTTGCATTTGGTGTGACTGTTGTTACTGCTGTCCGTTCTATGGGGCAAAAAGATGCCAAGAGTGTATCAAAAGTTGTTGCTAAGTCTGGTGTATTGGCTGTAGCTGCTATTGGTTTGATCTACTTATTGCTTATCTTGATGGGAGCTATGTCATTAGGCCAATTTAAGGTATCTGATAATGGTGGTGTCGCATTTAACCAAATTGTTAATTACTATGGTGGAATGTTTGGTCAAGCTTTACTTGCATTTTTGTTAACTGTTACTTGTTTGACTACTGCTGTTGGTTTAGTAGCTGCTTTTGCGCAAGACTTCCATAAACATTTTCCTAAGGTCAGCTACCATGCTTGGCTTGCACTTAGCTGCTTAGCGTCATTTTTAACCGCTAACTTTGGTTTAGATCAAATCATCGCTTGGTCAACTCCAATGTTGATGTTCTTATATCCCTTATCAATGGTTTTGATCATCCTTTCAGTTTGCTCACCATTGTTCCAGAAAGATGGAGTTGTTTATTTCTTCGTAATCTTATTCACTGTTGTGCCAGCATTGGGCGACATGGTGGTTGCATTTCCAAGCGTTGTTAGTCAAAGTAGTTTTGGCTTGACCGTAGCTTCAATGAGAAACACCTTACCGCTTGCTAGCATGGGATTATCATGGCTTGTACCAGCTGTAGTTGGTTTAGTAATTGGTTTACTTGTCCACTTTGTAAGAAGTAGGAACGTTGCACAAGTTTCTGATGAATTAGAATAA